AACCCGTCTCCAGCACCTTGCGACCGAGGTTCGTCATCTCGTAGGCATAACCGCCATCAACCGCACGAACGAAGCCCAGCCTCTTCAGAAGGTCGAAGGCTCGCGTATCAGTCCGCATCGGGAGCGGGACCTCGCTGCGGTCCGGATTCTGAAACCGAGCTTGAGTGATCACGGAGTTACTATCGATCGCACCCCCATACTGTGACTGAATTGCCAAAAGTAGCTGCGCGCGTGATTCAACTTCACTCAAGTCCATATTGCGATTTTAGAACGCTTGTTTCTGGGTGACAGACATACACGTCATTTCGGTAGATTGATGTCCGGCGCCAAGCCCATGTAGGACTACGGGAAGGCCTACCGACTGGGAGCAGGTCGACTCTGAACCTGTCAGATCAAGGCACACTTCCCTTTGCGTTGCCGGCACATAGGACTTCCACCCTGCCTCTGGTATCCCAAATCCCCACCCCCTTGACTCCCACCCCCACCTTCCCTAAACTTTTCATAAAGCAGAATCTAAATTCCACAAAGCGGAAACTGAGGCCAGTGCCAAGGCAGCAGCCAAGCAACGGAAGATAGATCCAAGCCCCTCCTCGGAAGGACCTACGATGACGTACACAGTGAACTGCTCCATCCTCCTGACGGAGCTGCCCTTGCTCGAGCGCCCCGCCGCCGCGAAGGCAGCCGGTTTTGACGCCGTCGAGTTCTGGTGGCCCTTCGATACCTCCGTGCCCAGCGACGCGCAAGTAACCGAGTTTGAAACCGCCATCAAGGACGCAGGCGTTCAGCTCACGGGCCTGAACTTCAACGCTGGCAACATGCCCGGCGGCGACCGCGGCCTGGTGTCCTGGAAGGGACGTTGCTCCGAGTTCAAGGACAACATCGACGTCGTAGCCGGCATCGGTGAGCGCCTCGGCTGCAAGGCCTTCAACGCCCTCTACGGCAACCGCCAGGACGAGTTCACCCCTGAAGAGCAGGACGAACTCGCGGCAAAGAACCTCGCCGCAGCAGCAGAAGGCGTCGCCCGCATCGGTGGCACAGTCCTCCTGGAACCGGTCAGCGGCGCACCCAAGTACCCGCTCCTCACCGCCGAAGACGCGCTCAAGGTCATCGCCCGCGTCAAGGCTGAATCCGGCGCACAGAACATCAAGCTCCTCGCCGACTTCTACCACTTGGCAGTCAACGGCGACGACGTCGAATCCGTCATCGAGAACCACGCCAAGGACTTCGGCCACATCCAGATCGCCGACAACCCCGGCCGCGGAGCTCCCGGAACCGGCACGCTCCCCCTCGGCGAATGGATCGCCCGCAGCCGCGAACTCGGCTACGACGGCTACATCGGCCTCGAGTACAAGGAACCGCAGGAGTCGGCCTTCAGCTGGGCCATCCGCCAGCGCGCCAACGCCAACTAACGCACGACGGCGGCACCCGCCAAAGCGACTGAGTCGCCAAACAGCACACCTGAGCTAAAACAGACTTCCCCAGAAAGAGAAGAACCACAATGAGCAACGTTGCAGTCATCGGACTCGGAATCATGGGCCTCCCCATGGCCATCAACCTCGTCAAGGCCGGCCACACGGTCACCGGTTTCAACCGCAGCCAGGACAAGATCGACAAGCTGGTCTCCGAGGGCGGCCAGGGTGCCACCAGCATCGCGGACGCAGTCAAGGACGCCGACGTCGTCATCACCATGGTCCCGGACTCCCCCGATGTTGAGGGTGTAGTTAGCGGCAAGGACGGCGTCTTCGCCAACGCGAAGAAGGGCACCATCTGGATCGACGCATCCAGCATCCGCCCGGACGTCGCAAAGCGCCTCTCCGAAGACGCAGTCGCAGCCGGCATCCGCCCGCTTGACGCTCCCGTATCCGGTGGCGAGCAGGGCGCAATCGACGCCGTTCTGTCCATCATGGTCGGCGGCGAAGCTGCAGACTTCGAGGCCGCACAGGATGTCCTCAACGCAGTGGGCAAGACCATCGTCCACGTCGGCCCGTCCGGCTCCGGCCAGACCGTCAAGGCAGCAAACCAGCTGATCGTGGCCGTCAACATCCAGGTCCTCGGCGAGGCCATCGCCTTCCTTGAGGCCTACGGCGTAGACACCGACGCAGCACTGAAGGTCCTGGGCGGCGGCTTGGCCGGCTCCAAGGTCCTCGACCAGAAGGGTCAGAAGATGCTGGACCGCAACTTCGACCCCGGCTTCCGCCTGGCCCTCCACCACAAGGACCTCGGCATCGTCACCTCCGCAGCCCGCGAAGCCAACGTCGCTGTCCCGCTCGGCGCAGTCGTCGCTCAGCTCGTTGCCGCAACCGTCAACCAGGGCGACGGCGGCCTCGACCACTCGGGCCTCTTCAAGCAGGTCCTCCAGCTCAGCGGCCGTAAGTAAGCCCAAAGGCAACAAGCAACACAAAGCAGGGAACCCGCCGTCGTACTTAAACGACGGCGGCTCCCTCACCACACCCAAAAACACCACAGACTTCGCCTGCAAGGGCAAAAAACAAGGAGTACACCATGGCTAAGATGCGCACCGTTGATGCGGCAGTCGCCATCCTGGAAAAGGAAGGCGCCACCGAGGCTTTCGGCCTGCCAGGCGCAGCGATCAACCCCTTCTATTCAGCAATGCGTGCCCACGGCGGTATCCGTCACACGCTGGCCCGCCACGTTGAAGGCGCCAGCCATATGGCTGACGGTTACAGCCGCGCAGCTGATGGCAACATCGGCATCTGCATCGGCACGTCGGGCCCTGCTGGCACGGACATGATCACCGGCCTGTACGCAGCATGGGCAGATTCCATCCCCATGCTCTGCATCACCGGCCAGGCACCTGTTGCCAAGCTGCACAAGGAAGACTTCCAGGCCGTGGACATCGAGTCCATCGCCAAGCCGTTGACCAAGTTCGCCATGACCATCCTGGAGCCGGGCCAGGTTCCCGGCGCGTTCCAGAAGGCGTTCCAGCTGATGCGTTCGGGTCGCCCGGGCCCGGTTCTGTTGGACCTGCCCATCGATGTTCAGATGGCCGAGATCGAGTTCGACATCGACGCCTACGAGCCCCTGCCGGTGGAGAAGCCCAAGGCTTCCCGCAAGCAGTTGGAAAAGGCTTTGGACCTGCTGACCGCAGCCCAGCACCCGCTGATCGTTGCCGGTGGCGGCATCATCAACGCGGGCGCTTCGGCTCAGTTGGTTGAGCTGGCCGAGATCCTGAACGTTCCGGTTATCCCCACGCTGATGGGCTGGGGCGCCATCCCGGACGACCACCAGCTGATGGCCGGCATGGTTGGCCTGCAGACCTCGCACCGCTACGGCAACGAGACGTTCCTGCAGAGCGACTTCGTGATCGGCATCGGCAACCGTTGGGCCAACCGCCACACCGGCGGCCTGGACACCTACACGGCCGGCCGCAAGTTCGTGCACATCGACATCGAGCCGACCCAGATCGGTCGCGTTTTCTCGCCGGACTTGGGCATCGCGTCCGACGCCGGTGCGGCGCTGGACGGTCTGTTGGAGCTGGCTCGCGAACGCCAGGCTGCCAAGACCCTGCCGGACTACTCGGGTTGGGTTGCCGAGTGCCAGGAGCGTAAGGGCTCCCTGCACCGCAAGACGAACTTCGACAACGTGCCCATCAAGCCGCAGCGCGTGTACCAGGAGATGAACAAGGCTTTCGGCCGCGACACCACCTACGTGTCCACCATTGGTCTCTCGCAGATCGCCGGCGCACAGATGCTGCACGTGTTCGGTGCCCGCAAGTGGATCAACGCTGGCCAGGCCGGCCCGCTGGGTTGGACCGGTCCCGCCGCACTGGGCGTGGTTCGTGGAACCCCGGACGCCACGGTTGTTGCCCTGTCCGGTGACTACGACTTCCAGTTCATGATCGAGGAACTGGCCGTTGGCGCACAGTTCAACCTGCCGTACATCCACGTTGTGGTGAACAACAGCTACCTGGGCCTGATCCGTCAGAGCCAGCGCGGCTTCAACATGGAACAGAACGTTTCACTGGCCTTCGAGAACATCAACAGCCCGGAGACCAACGGCTACGGCGTGGACCACATCAAGGTTGCCGAGGGCTTGGGTGTCAAGGCCATCCGCGTTGAGGACCCCAACGATCTGCCTGCCGCCTTCGACAAGGCCAAGGCACTGATGGGCGAGTTCAAGGTTCCCGTGGTTGTTGAAGTGATCCTGGAAAAGATCACCAACATCTCCATGGGCGTTGAAATCAGCGGCGTGAACGAGTTCGAAGAGTTGGCAGAAACCGCGGCGGACGCACCCACCGCGATCCTGACCAAAGCGTAAGTAAGTAAAGGAAGGAGGCACCGGAATGCGTGTTGTCATCGCCCCGGACAAATTCAAGGGCTCGCTGTCCGCGCCCGACGTCGCCGAGCACCTGGCAACAGGACTGCTGGCGGGGTTCGGCCACGGTATTCAAGCAACACGCATTCCGGTGGCCGACGGCGGCGAAGGAACCATCGACGCCGCCATCGGCTCCGGCTTCACCCGCCGGACCACCACCGTCACCGGCCCGCTCGGCGAGCCGGTGAAGGCCGACTTCGCGGTGCGGGACCAGGAAGCTGTCATCGAAATGGCGGCAGCTTCCGGTCTCGCCCTCCTGCCGGACGGCCCCACGTCGCAGACGGCGAAAACCGCGACCAGCATCGGCACGGGCGAACTCATCCGCGCCGCGCTGGACCTCGGCTGCCGCAAGATCATCCTGGGTGTGGGCGGCAGCGCCAACACCGACGCCGGCGCGGGAGTCCTGCAGGGCCTCGGCGCCGTCTTCCTGGACAAGAACGGCAACGAGCTCCCCGGCGGCG
This genomic interval from Paenarthrobacter aurescens TC1 contains the following:
- a CDS encoding putative hydroxypyruvate isomerase (identified by match to protein family HMM PF01261); the encoded protein is MTYTVNCSILLTELPLLERPAAAKAAGFDAVEFWWPFDTSVPSDAQVTEFETAIKDAGVQLTGLNFNAGNMPGGDRGLVSWKGRCSEFKDNIDVVAGIGERLGCKAFNALYGNRQDEFTPEEQDELAAKNLAAAAEGVARIGGTVLLEPVSGAPKYPLLTAEDALKVIARVKAESGAQNIKLLADFYHLAVNGDDVESVIENHAKDFGHIQIADNPGRGAPGTGTLPLGEWIARSRELGYDGYIGLEYKEPQESAFSWAIRQRANAN
- a CDS encoding 2-hydroxy-3-oxopropionate reductase (identified by match to protein family HMM PF02737; match to protein family HMM PF03446; match to protein family HMM PF03721; match to protein family HMM PF03807; match to protein family HMM TIGR01505) yields the protein MSNVAVIGLGIMGLPMAINLVKAGHTVTGFNRSQDKIDKLVSEGGQGATSIADAVKDADVVITMVPDSPDVEGVVSGKDGVFANAKKGTIWIDASSIRPDVAKRLSEDAVAAGIRPLDAPVSGGEQGAIDAVLSIMVGGEAADFEAAQDVLNAVGKTIVHVGPSGSGQTVKAANQLIVAVNIQVLGEAIAFLEAYGVDTDAALKVLGGGLAGSKVLDQKGQKMLDRNFDPGFRLALHHKDLGIVTSAAREANVAVPLGAVVAQLVAATVNQGDGGLDHSGLFKQVLQLSGRK
- the gcl gene encoding glyoxylate carboligase (identified by match to protein family HMM PF00205; match to protein family HMM PF02775; match to protein family HMM PF02776; match to protein family HMM TIGR01504), with product MAKMRTVDAAVAILEKEGATEAFGLPGAAINPFYSAMRAHGGIRHTLARHVEGASHMADGYSRAADGNIGICIGTSGPAGTDMITGLYAAWADSIPMLCITGQAPVAKLHKEDFQAVDIESIAKPLTKFAMTILEPGQVPGAFQKAFQLMRSGRPGPVLLDLPIDVQMAEIEFDIDAYEPLPVEKPKASRKQLEKALDLLTAAQHPLIVAGGGIINAGASAQLVELAEILNVPVIPTLMGWGAIPDDHQLMAGMVGLQTSHRYGNETFLQSDFVIGIGNRWANRHTGGLDTYTAGRKFVHIDIEPTQIGRVFSPDLGIASDAGAALDGLLELARERQAAKTLPDYSGWVAECQERKGSLHRKTNFDNVPIKPQRVYQEMNKAFGRDTTYVSTIGLSQIAGAQMLHVFGARKWINAGQAGPLGWTGPAALGVVRGTPDATVVALSGDYDFQFMIEELAVGAQFNLPYIHVVVNNSYLGLIRQSQRGFNMEQNVSLAFENINSPETNGYGVDHIKVAEGLGVKAIRVEDPNDLPAAFDKAKALMGEFKVPVVVEVILEKITNISMGVEISGVNEFEELAETAADAPTAILTKA